The DNA region TTTGTGGATGAGGTGCATCGGTTTAACAAAGCGCAGCAGGATGCCTTGTTACCCTGGGTGGAAAACGGCACCGTGATCCTGATTGGAGCAACGACAGAAAATCCCTATTTTGAGGTGAACAAAGCGCTGGTGTCGCGATCGCGCCTGTTTCAGCTCAAACCTCTGGATGAACATGATTTGCGCAAAGTGATACAGCAAGCCCTGACGGATAAAGAACGGGGGTACGGCACGCGCAAAATTAAGCTGGATCAGGATGCCCTGGATCATCTGGTGAATGTGGCGAATGGGGATGCTCGTGCCCTGCTGAATGCGCTGGAACTGGCGGTTGAAACGACCCCTGCCACTAAAAAAGGTGTGATTCATCTAACGCTGGCCATTGCCGAAGAGTCGATTCAGCGTCGCGCTGTCCTCTATGACAAAGAAGGAGATGCTCACTTTGATACAATCAGCGCCTTCATTAAAAGTGTGCGCGGCTCTGATCCAGATGCGGCACTTTACTGGCTGGCACGTATGGTCTATGCGGGAGAAGATCCCCGCTTCATCCTGCGGCGGCTCCTGATCCTGGCGGGAGAGGATGTGGGACTGGCAGATCCGAATGCGGTGGTAGTAGTGAATGCCTGTGCTGAAGCGTTCGATCGGGTGGGAATGCCAGAAGGCCGCTATCCCCTGGCTCAGGCGACCCTCTATCTGGCGACCTGTCCAAAATCTAATAGTGTCATGGGCTTTTTCGATGCTTTATCTCTTGTGGAGCAGGAACGGGAAGGGGAAGTTCCTAATCCCTTGAAAGATGCCAACCGGGATCAGCAAGGTTTTGGACATGGAGCGGGCTATCTCTATCCCCACGCCTATCGGGATCATTGGGTGGAGCAACAATACTTACCCAGCCGCTTACAGGGCCAGGTATTTTATCAACCGTCTAACCAGGGCTATGAAGCACAGATTCAAACTCAAGTGGCGCAACGTCGAGAGGCCCAACTGGCGGCAGTGGTGGAAGGTATGGGTCTGGATGGGCCGGAAGCACTCACTTTCAGTCCTCCTAATTCGGCTCAGGAGCGCTGGTTACAACGAACGCTAAGCCAGACAGGGGAACGGTTAGCCCAGGTGCGCGATCGCCTGTTTGCCCTAGCTCATTTACAACGACATCATCTTGTTCTGGACTTGAATGCCAGCAGCGGACTATTGACCTGGGAAGCCGTACGTCAGGTCCCGGAGGGAGGGGTATATGCCTGGGTGCAAAATTCAGCCGATGCTGCTGCTCTCACAGAACAAAGTGCTGCCCTACCTGAATTGTCCCGTCCCCAGATCCTGCAATCCTCTCTGGCAGAATTACCGTCTGTGTTAGCCGCGATCGCCCCTGGAGTTCATTTCGATCGGGTAATTGGTCGGAATGTGTTAGCTCATCAACCCGACCCAGCAACAGTACTCGCTACCTTGGCTGACATTCTCCAGGCCAACCTGAAATTCCGTCAAGCAGCCACACCTCCCCAACTCGTGCTGGCAGAAGCGATGCTGAGTCGGGCGCAACGGTTATATCAATTGATCCCTGCCGACAGCCTCAGTGGGGAGTTGTTCCAGCGCTGGAGACAGGCCGAGGAAGCGATCTATACTCAGATGCTGCCGCCAGAATTGACCTGGGACATTCCTCACCTGCAAACCCTATTTCAGACTGCTGGATTGAGCGTCACAATTGATCGAACTTCGTTCCGCAGTGATCTGGTCATTACTGCCGCTCTCCTGGATCGCTGGTTCACCCCCGGATTATCAGAGCATCCCAGCTATGCAGATCACCTCAGCCATCAGTTAAGCCAGGATGAAATTAGGACGATTCGTAGCTGTTTTCTGCGCTACGTTAACCAGACCGTGACCTGGAACAGCACGATCGCCTTCATTTCCGGAGACTGCTCATTCAGTTAAAAGCAAAGGGGGTTAGCAGAGATTGTCGCAATCGCAACAAACCCCTCTAACCAAGTCCTTTGCTTTTATCCAGGAGGGAGGCTGGAATTAGTTGGTATCGTTTTCAGCCTGGCGTTTCCGCACCTGATTGAAATAGTCTTGCCAGAATTTCTTTTGGGCATCCAGCATCATTCGAGTCGTTTTTTCTTGAGCATCCAGATAGGATCTCACCAGTTCTTCTTGAAAGTCGAGGGCTTTGTCGAAGCTTTCTGCAAAGTTAACTTCTCCTTTCACATTTGGCAAAGTTTCCAGCCAGTTGTTAAAGAATTGCTTTTGCCATTCACTGGCTTTTTGTTGCCATTCGCTGAACTGTTTCTGGTACTCGTCAAAATAAGTTGTGTACATTTGACGTTTAGCCGCTAGAAAACCCGATCGCAAAACCGATAGGGAGGAGGCGGGGCGGTCATTACCGTCTCCTTATGAGTAAATACTTATCCATAAACAGTATAGCCCGGTTCCTCAAGACGGTCTGAGTCGTTTTACACAATGTTTCATCCCGCTGAGAAGAGGCAGAAGCGAGAAGGTGGAGAGGATGGGGAAGTAAAGGAAGATGAGGAAGGATAATTTACCAGTCAAAATTCAAAATTCAAACTCATCATCCTGCCCCATCTTCCCCACCTCCCTCATCTCCCTCACCCTGATCCCTAATCCCTGATCCCCGATTCCCGATCCCCGATCCCCAGTTCCCAATCCCTGCTTGAGTAAATATACTTAGCAATTCATAAACAGATTGCGGCCAAATTCTGTAGTTAATCCACAATAGAGATGGAACCCCCAAAAAAGCAGTTATTTTGATAAAGCGTCACCTTAGCTGACGATTCCTGAATCCTGAACGAGGTACTATGACAGATCGAGATTTTCACGATTTCTTAAAACGGCGGTTCGTCCATGTAGCGATTGGGGAATTTAAGCCCGGTAAGTTTGCAGAAGCCCAAAACCTGTATGAACAGGCTGTAGCGACCTATGATCACGGGTTTAAGAGAGCCTATCTCTTGCAAGAGCCTGGAACCGATCGCGGGATATCGGTGATTTTCTGGGACAGCATTGATGATATGGATGTTAACCAGACGAAGGAACAACACCAGGCTATCCTGAAAAAGATGGGGCCTCTGTTTGCCGGAACGCCTACGACAGCCGTTTATGAACTGGTATCGGAACTGCAACCCCCCAATAACGGGGTCAGTAAAGAATAAGACCGACTGGCATTCATTGTTGAATAGATTTCTCCTATGGCAATCAGCCCTTCTGATTTTCCTCCCGATCCCCAGTGTGATCGCCTCTTCCACCGAAGCAATCCCTTAGATGCGATCTTTGCACCCGCATCAGTCGCGGTGATCGGAGCCACAGAACGACCCGGTAGCGTAGGACGAACTGTATTGTGGAATCTGATCAGTAGCCCTTTTGGGGGGGTCGTCTTTCCAGTTAATCCCCAACGGCAAAATGTTCTGGGCATTAAAGCCTATCCCAGCATTGATCAGGTTCCCGAACCTGTTGATCTGGCCGTTATTGCTACGCCCGCCCCCACCGTTCCAGATCTGATTCGTGACTGTGTGGAGGCCGGAGTGAAGGGGGCGATCGTGCTTTCCGTTGGGTTTAAGGAAACGGGAGCCACTGGAATCGAGCGAGAACGCCAGATTCGGGAACAAATTGCCCATACCAAATTCCGCTTAATTGGCCCCAATTGCCTGGGGGTAATGAATCCGATCAAAGGACTGAATGCCACCTGTGCTAATGCCATTGCCCGTCCTGGTAACGTAGCTCTTATCAGCCAGAGTGGGGCCTTATGTTCGGCCATTCTAGACTGGAGCTTTCAGGAGAAGGTGGGCTTCAGTGCCTTTGTGTCAGTGGGGTCAATGGTAGATGTGGATTGGGGAGACATTATTTCCTACTTAGGAGAGGATCCCCACACCCAAAGCATTGTGGTTTATATGGAAACGATCGCCAATGCGCGATCGTTTTTGTCAGCCGCGAGGAAAGTGGCCCTCAGTAAACCGATCATTGTGACCAAGGCAGGCCGCACCGAAGCCTCCGTACAGGCTGTTATCTCCCACACGGGCATTCTTACTGGACGGGATGGCGTTCTGGATGCGGCCTTTCGCCGTTCTGGGATCCTGCGGGTGAATACGATCAATGAACTGTTTGACATGGCAGAAGTGTTAGCCAAGCAACCTCGTCCTCGGCAGCAACGACTGACGATTCTGACCAATGCGGGTGGGCCGGGTCTCCTGGCAACCGATGCCCTGATCCGTCAGGGAGGAGAGCTGGCGAATTTATCTCCGGAAACCGTGGCTGAGCTGGATCGCCTTCTGCCTGCTGATTGGAGCCATCAAAACCCGATCGACCTGTTAGAAGACGCTGACCCAGAGCGTTATGGGAAGGCGGTTGAGATTGTCGCCCAAGACCCTAATACAGATGGCATTCTGGTCATCCTAACACCGCAAGTACAAACTCAGCCCACGGCAACGGCAGAGCGATTAAAAGCCTTCGTAGAAATGCAGCGACACAAGGGATTACGTGGCAAAACGCTGCTGGCCAGTTGGATGGGAGGAGCGGACGTTGCGCCTGGAGAAGCGATTCTCAACGAGGCAGGAATTTTTACGCTTCCCTTCCCTGATGTGGCAGCCCAGGTGTTTAACTACATGGGACGCTATAGCTATAACCTGAAGGGCCTGTATGAAACCCCAACTCTCCCTCGTGGAGAGGGAAAAAATCAGGCTGTGGCTGATTCCATTATTCATACAGTACGGCAGGCGGGTAAAACGTTGCTCACTGAGTACGACTCCAAACAACTGTTGGCTGCTTATGGAATCCCCGTGGTCGATACGCAAGTTGCCACTACGGAGGAGGAAGCTGTTGAACTCAGCGATCGCCTGGGCTATCCTGTTGTCCTGAAACTGTTTTCCCACACCATTACTCACAAAACAGCAGTGGGTGGAGTCCGACTCAACTTACCCGATGCAGAGACGGTTCGCAAAGCCTATCGAGCGATCGTCCAATCTGTTACTGAAAGAGTCGGTGCAGACCAGTTTCAAGGTGTGACCGTCCAGCCGATGTTGAAGCTGGACGGATATGAATTGATTTTGGGTAGCTCGATCGACCCCCAATTTGGCCCGGTGCTACTCTTTGGTACAGGTGGCCCACTGGTAGAAGCATTCCAGGATATTTCTCTGGCTCTCCCCCCGCTCAACACTACCCTGGCGCGGCGAATGATAGAGCAAACCCAAATTTACAAAGCCTTACAGGGACAGCGAGGATCCCCCCCCATCGATATCTCTGCATTGGAGCAGTTGCTGGTACGGTTCAGCCAACTGGTCGCTGAGCAACCCTGGATTAAAGAAATTGACATTAATCCTTTGCTGGCTTCCCCCGATCATCTAGTTGCCCTGGATGCCCGCATTGTGCTGCACAACCCCACTACCCCGGAAACTGAACTTCCCAAACTGGCTATCCGCCCCTATCCCTTGCAGTATGTCCAACCCTGGAATCTGAAAAATGGTCAGATTGTCATCATTCGTCCGATTCGCCCCGAAGACGAACCCCTCATGGTGAAGTTCCACGCCACCCTGTCAGAGCAAAGCGTGTATTTCCGCTACTTTCATCTGGTAGCCCTAAAACAACGCACGTCCCACGATCGCTTACTCAAAATTTGTTTTGCTGACTACGATCGAGAAATGGTATTGGTGGCTGAAGGGGCGGATCCCAAAACTGGGGAAGCTGAAATTTTTGGCGTGGCCCGACTCAGTAAGCAGACTGGCACCGATAGCGCAGAATTTTCCTTATTGGTCAGCGATCGGGTTCAAGGACAAGGCTTAGGCACCGAACTGATGCGTCGATTGCTGCAGGTCGGTCGAGAGGAGCAGTTGCATCACATTTGGGGTGAAATTCTGGCTGAAAATACCACCATGCAACGCATCTGCGAAAAGCTGGGCTTCCGCGTACAACGAGTTGACGCAGATCTGGTGAATGCGGAAATTGATCTGTGATGGGAAGACGTGTCTGAGGGGCGATCGCTAAGAAGATATCGAAATTTGCCTGGTAGTATGCAAACGGATCCCCAGTTATGCTACCTTGATTAAAGTGATAAATTAGTCAGGCTCAGTAGCTCAGTGGTTAGAGCA from Leptodesmis sichuanensis A121 includes:
- a CDS encoding AAA family ATPase — translated: MDLFHHHLQDTIEAEAPLAARMRPRTLDEFVGQDAIVGPGRLLRRAIQADQLSSLIFYGPPGTGKTTLARIIANTTKAHFIAINAVLAGVKEIREAIATAQEKRAMHLQRTILFVDEVHRFNKAQQDALLPWVENGTVILIGATTENPYFEVNKALVSRSRLFQLKPLDEHDLRKVIQQALTDKERGYGTRKIKLDQDALDHLVNVANGDARALLNALELAVETTPATKKGVIHLTLAIAEESIQRRAVLYDKEGDAHFDTISAFIKSVRGSDPDAALYWLARMVYAGEDPRFILRRLLILAGEDVGLADPNAVVVVNACAEAFDRVGMPEGRYPLAQATLYLATCPKSNSVMGFFDALSLVEQEREGEVPNPLKDANRDQQGFGHGAGYLYPHAYRDHWVEQQYLPSRLQGQVFYQPSNQGYEAQIQTQVAQRREAQLAAVVEGMGLDGPEALTFSPPNSAQERWLQRTLSQTGERLAQVRDRLFALAHLQRHHLVLDLNASSGLLTWEAVRQVPEGGVYAWVQNSADAAALTEQSAALPELSRPQILQSSLAELPSVLAAIAPGVHFDRVIGRNVLAHQPDPATVLATLADILQANLKFRQAATPPQLVLAEAMLSRAQRLYQLIPADSLSGELFQRWRQAEEAIYTQMLPPELTWDIPHLQTLFQTAGLSVTIDRTSFRSDLVITAALLDRWFTPGLSEHPSYADHLSHQLSQDEIRTIRSCFLRYVNQTVTWNSTIAFISGDCSFS
- a CDS encoding thylakoid-associated protein, with protein sequence MYTTYFDEYQKQFSEWQQKASEWQKQFFNNWLETLPNVKGEVNFAESFDKALDFQEELVRSYLDAQEKTTRMMLDAQKKFWQDYFNQVRKRQAENDTN
- a CDS encoding antibiotic biosynthesis monooxygenase family protein, giving the protein MTDRDFHDFLKRRFVHVAIGEFKPGKFAEAQNLYEQAVATYDHGFKRAYLLQEPGTDRGISVIFWDSIDDMDVNQTKEQHQAILKKMGPLFAGTPTTAVYELVSELQPPNNGVSKE
- a CDS encoding bifunctional acetate--CoA ligase family protein/GNAT family N-acetyltransferase is translated as MAISPSDFPPDPQCDRLFHRSNPLDAIFAPASVAVIGATERPGSVGRTVLWNLISSPFGGVVFPVNPQRQNVLGIKAYPSIDQVPEPVDLAVIATPAPTVPDLIRDCVEAGVKGAIVLSVGFKETGATGIERERQIREQIAHTKFRLIGPNCLGVMNPIKGLNATCANAIARPGNVALISQSGALCSAILDWSFQEKVGFSAFVSVGSMVDVDWGDIISYLGEDPHTQSIVVYMETIANARSFLSAARKVALSKPIIVTKAGRTEASVQAVISHTGILTGRDGVLDAAFRRSGILRVNTINELFDMAEVLAKQPRPRQQRLTILTNAGGPGLLATDALIRQGGELANLSPETVAELDRLLPADWSHQNPIDLLEDADPERYGKAVEIVAQDPNTDGILVILTPQVQTQPTATAERLKAFVEMQRHKGLRGKTLLASWMGGADVAPGEAILNEAGIFTLPFPDVAAQVFNYMGRYSYNLKGLYETPTLPRGEGKNQAVADSIIHTVRQAGKTLLTEYDSKQLLAAYGIPVVDTQVATTEEEAVELSDRLGYPVVLKLFSHTITHKTAVGGVRLNLPDAETVRKAYRAIVQSVTERVGADQFQGVTVQPMLKLDGYELILGSSIDPQFGPVLLFGTGGPLVEAFQDISLALPPLNTTLARRMIEQTQIYKALQGQRGSPPIDISALEQLLVRFSQLVAEQPWIKEIDINPLLASPDHLVALDARIVLHNPTTPETELPKLAIRPYPLQYVQPWNLKNGQIVIIRPIRPEDEPLMVKFHATLSEQSVYFRYFHLVALKQRTSHDRLLKICFADYDREMVLVAEGADPKTGEAEIFGVARLSKQTGTDSAEFSLLVSDRVQGQGLGTELMRRLLQVGREEQLHHIWGEILAENTTMQRICEKLGFRVQRVDADLVNAEIDL